The sequence GGATCCTTGCTGAACGTCCAACCATAGGCAACTGCACCGATGAGACGTTCCCGACCCTGCTCATCACGAATGTAGCAGGGCGAACCGCTCATGCCGCCGATGACGCCGCTGTGTTCGAGATTGAGCCCGGAGCACCGGATGAGAATAACGTCCTGTTTCGCGTAGAAGGCGTTGTGCATTACCGAAATAACTTCGACGCCGAAGGTCTCGATGGTCGCGCCGGACATCACCGTCTTGCCAAAGCCCTTCATGCCCGGCTTCAACTCGTCGGTGGTCATGTAGAGCGACCGATCCATATCGGCCGAAAGAGGCCCCCCCAACACGGAGATGGCCGAAACGGTTACCACCGCAAGCCAGCTTTTAACGCTCATCGCCCCAAGCAATACACGCATCCGGCGTCTCCGCACAAGAGTGTTGAAAGCAGGCAATCTATACGTCCGTCGATCGGACCGCAACGGACCGTGATGGAGCGGCCACCATTGCCTCGCAGGTCGTGCTCGCACCACGACGGCACAAGTCTGACGTGTTGACGTCATCAGGACGTGCCGCTATAGGACCGGGCGGTTGTCCGCCTGTTAGTCCAACTGCTTATGTGGATTAAACTTAACACAGGCTCAAAGGTTTTTCCAGTTCCAATAGCTTACTCAATTTGACGCTGATTCCAGCCGAGGATAGGATCTGAGTGGTAGTAGGAAAGTGCCTGTGGCCTGTCGCGAAACCCTCCCGGAGTAGCCGTGTGGATTTCGCCACAAGCCTGGCACCCGGTCAGGCTGGAATCCGTGAGCGACTCAGAAGCCCTGCAAGCTTTGCAGGAAGCCATTGGCTATAGGTTTCGAGATCCCAAGCTGTTGGTGTGTGCGCTGACGCACGCGTCGATCGCCAATACGCGAGTCAACAGCAACGAGCGGCTAGAGTTCTTGGGCGACGCCATTCTGGGCATGGCGGTCTGTAGCTATCTCTACAGACGGTTTCCCGACTATCTTGAAGGGGAGATGACCAAGGTCAAATCGGCGGTGGTCTCGCGTCGGACGTGCGCGCAGATTGCCCGGGAACTGGGGCTGACGAAATGCCTTTACATGGGCAAGGGGATGACCAGCAGGGGACAATTGCCGAGTTCGGTGGCGGCGGCAGTTTACGAAGCCCTGATCGCGGCGGTGTACATTGACAGTGGCAGTCTTGACCGGGCTTGCGAGTTTGTCCTGGCGACGATTGAGAAACATCTCTTGCGGGCAACTGCTTCGGAGCATCAGCGGAACTTCAAGTCGCAGCTTCAGCAGCATGCGCAGCAGGTTCTGGGAGCAACTCCGAACTACGAGCTGCTGGATGAGAAGGGTCCCGATCACAGCAAGTGCTTTGAGGTGGGCGTGGTGATCAAGGGGCGGCGCTACGGCAGCGCGTGGGGGCCATCCAAGAAAGAGGCGGAGCAGAAGGCCGCATATCTTGCGCTGCGTGAGCTAAACGCGGTGGAGTTTCTACCCGAGTTTGAACCCGAGGGCTCCGATCGCTGATCTTGCCGCGATGGGGGGAGGCTGGGCGTCTACTCTTGCGTCGGGATTGTCGCCGGGTGGTCTTTGGTCAAGCGGAAATCCTTATCGTCGAGTTGCACATCTGTCCGGATGTCGACGTAGCGGTAGCGAGCACCCAGTTGTCCCGACTTCAACCACAAATCGGTGCCGGCGGGTAGCAGGCTTTCCGCATCGATATAGAAGTCTTGCCGGGTATAGGCGTATCCGGGGGTCGGCGGGCGCTCGATGCGGAGATGATGGGCGGGCCGGAACGCCGGGTCGAGGTCGACCACCCCTTCGTAGCGGATGGTCATGACCTTGGCCAACGCCGGATCATCGAACGGAAGAAGTGTTCTTTTAGTGACGCGGGCAAGGCCGAAATCGGTAACGGCGT is a genomic window of Phycisphaerae bacterium containing:
- the rnc gene encoding ribonuclease III gives rise to the protein MSDSEALQALQEAIGYRFRDPKLLVCALTHASIANTRVNSNERLEFLGDAILGMAVCSYLYRRFPDYLEGEMTKVKSAVVSRRTCAQIARELGLTKCLYMGKGMTSRGQLPSSVAAAVYEALIAAVYIDSGSLDRACEFVLATIEKHLLRATASEHQRNFKSQLQQHAQQVLGATPNYELLDEKGPDHSKCFEVGVVIKGRRYGSAWGPSKKEAEQKAAYLALRELNAVEFLPEFEPEGSDR